The Pongo abelii isolate AG06213 chromosome 19, NHGRI_mPonAbe1-v2.0_pri, whole genome shotgun sequence genome includes the window cacacacactcacacacactcactcacacacacctgctctcacacactcacacacacactcacacacctgctccctcacacacacacttacatacctgctctctctctctcacacacacacacctgctttCACACACACCTTCACACCTGCACTCACTCTTACATGTTTGCACACAACTCACATTCACACACTTAAACACACTTACACTCTCCCACTCACTCAAACACACATGTATTtcccacacacattcacacaataTACTCTGTCCTGAGTCTCTGATGCACCACACTAGGCCCAGTTCTTCTCTCCTGGGCCAAAATTTCTATGGCTGCTCTGCAAAGACGGCCTCAGATGCCTGAGAAAAAAGGCTCTTACCCGAGGAGACcagcacttgaacctggaagaagGGATCGGGCAGGAAACCAAACAGGCTTTCTTCCTGCAGTATTGTTGCAATCCCACATCGGTATTTTCCTGCATCGTCTGCCGTGAGGTTCTCCAAGGTCACGGTGAAGGTGAGGTCCCCAGGATGGTCCGTGATGATCACTCGGTCACTCCTCACTGCTCCCTCGGACCCTCTGGTCTCCACCATTTCTTGCCAAATTGGCAAGCATGGTTGTCTGCACCAGTATTTGTTAAACGTCTTGTATTTCTCTTCATACCGACACTGAACGCTCAGGGTTTCCCCCACGGCGCCCATCACGGTGCTGGGGCCACTCACAGTCAGACAGCCTGGAAAACACAAGTCCGTTTCCCCGTCTTCACCTGGAAGAGTCTGGATCAGTGGAACCTTGAGTGTCAGGTCCTCTGCAAGCCCAGTGTTgcctgaggctggaggagggaggagtCGGGAACCAGGGAGCTATGGGCTATTTGCAGGGGGAGACCCAGGGAGATGCCCGGTGTGGGATCCTGAGACTCCAGAGGCCATGCCCAGCCTGGGTGTGCTCAGCCATCTTATAATACCAGGGGGAGAGGCTTCACCTCGGTGGCCTCAGACGGGTTCTGGGTCCCCCAGAAGTGTCAGTCCTGAGAAGAAACACCTGTCCTCATCGAACACCAATGATTGAATGAAGTCACTAAGTACACTCTGAATAAATGGATGGctggagagatggatggatggatggatggatggatggacggacggatggatgaagtaggaaaggaaataatattgAGAACCAGGAAAAACCAGAAGCAGCCCAGTACGGAGGGCAAGGAGGAAGCCTGCGCTTCTGGCTCTGCCCCTTTCCCAAATCATCTGTGGGCCTCATACTTGCAGTCCCTGCCCATATAGATGAGGCCTCCTGCTCCCAGGTCTGGGTCACAGAGAATACGGGGGCTGCCCGTGGGATATCAAGGGGCCATGTAGAAAGAGGTTGTTCTTGTGATTCAAGGACATTTACGCCTGGAATTTTCCCCCAGGACAGAATCCTGCAGCAACACTCGCCGTTGCCTAACATCTGTAGGGCACCACTCCACGGGGACACCCATCAGagcttcctccccacccccaattctCTGCAGCAGCCACCCGCCTTGGCATGTCCTGGGCCTCTTCTCCAGGTCCTCTGCCCCCTCCAATATTTCGACATTACTCTCCCTCTTCGAGTCCCCTCTCTCATTCCTCCACCCACTCTGCAGGCTCCGGGTCCAAATGATTAGGACCCAGCCCCATCAACTCTCTGCTTCCTGCCTCGGGGGCCTCGCCAGTCCTAAACAGCCGCTGTCTCATCTGCTCTTGACAGGGAGGTGGTTAACCCAGGGCAAAACAGCTATTGAGAAATGGTTTTGGCAAAATGCCAAGCTCCTGAAAAGGAATTGTGGATGTAATCtgtctacctatcatctatctatctatctatccatccatccatccatctttcatctacccacccatccatctaggTGATATATTGCCATCCACTGATGGAGAGGCTTTGCTATGTTTTTAttgtgaattaaaagaaaaatctggccaggtgtggtggctcatgccgataatcccagcactttgggaggccaaggcaggtggatcacctgaggtcaggagtttgagaccagcctgaccaacacgatgaaaccctgtctctattgaaaatacaaaaaattagctgggtgtggtggtgggtacctgtaatccagctactcaggaggctgaggcaggagaatcacttgaacccaggaggtggaggttgcagtgagccaagatcgcaccactgctctccagcctgggcgacagagtgaaactctgtctcaaaaaaaaaaaaaaagaaagaaaaaagaaagaaagaaagagaaaaagaaaaagaaaaaaaaacaggaaacttTATCTTTTGcatcttcattttcttatctcatgttttctcactttatttcccAGAAAGCAGGCTCGAGTGGCCCACTGACCTATTGTGCATTATTAGAACACTGTCTGCCTCTCTGAAGCAGTGATTCTCACCTGGGTGGGGGGGCAGTGGGGGGCAGCAGGCGGGAGAACATTTGGCAATGACTACAGATATTCTTGGTTGTCCCAACTTAGAGTGGGGAACTGCTGctggtagaggccagggatgctgctaaacatcctacaatgcacaggacaggccCCAACACACAGAATAACGCAGCACCAAATGTCCACAGTGTTGAGGTCCAGGAGCCTTGTCCCAGGGAGCTAACTGCCTCCCAGGCACAGGCTTGGGGGCAAGGAAGGAGTGGGCACACCCAGTCCTCCCCTGCTATTGCTGCTGCTCTCAGCTCAGGCTCTGGGGGCGCTGTTAGCCTGCTCTTTCAGGTCCTTAAACCTCTCTTGATGATTTGGGGCTAATTCCACAGATCTGGGAGGAAAAACATTGTGGGGCACACACTGAATCCCACCACAGAGCCTCCTTCTCCTTGGATATTCAGTCCAGACCCTGACCCTGAGCCAACATGGgcagcctcctccacctccatcccGACCCCACTGCCACCCAGCAAGCTCCCCACCTACCCAGCTTTGCAAAGAAACTGACTTTCTCCCTCCACCATCATTTATGGAAACTCTCGGACCAGGGCTGACCACAAGTTCCCAGCTGTCTCACCCTTCTGGGGGCCCATTATGTAGCAGCCCTGGGGCTAGCCCAGACCTGTGGGGACACCCAGGGTCCCACGCAGGGATGCAGCATATGCCTCCAGATATGTAAGTGAAGCTTTAAAAGGAGGCACAGCAGACATTCACACTGAATTGTAGAAGGAGCAATGATCttggaaataaaagtatttagGTTTGGACCTTGACTGTGCCTTTTATAAACTGTTTAATCTAAATTATTTGCACCTCTAAGAGCGAGCCTTGGTCTCCTGTTTTCATCAGGATTGCAATAAGAATTGAATTAGATAATGGGAAACAAGACATTTATTACAGTGATTAGCCTAGTAAGTACTGGTTTTCTGTCCCCTATTCTCCCTTCTCTCTGATGGATCATGGTGGCATTCCTGATCTTAATAATGATGGTAATAATGATTCAAGTTGCCAAATCTACTTAGGGCTTACTGTGTGGGAAGCAGTTTACCATTTAATCCCCACCCTATCCCGATAAAGAGATTTGAGAAGCTTCTATGCACACCTCACTCCCTCTTTCTTGATATCATTTCTTCCCCTTGCCCCTCGCCAGCCTTTTCTCATGCCCACCTCACCCTGACCCGCCAGAGCAGACCTCCCTGCACCCGGGACCTGCCCTGCTCACCTGGGACACAGAGAAGGAGCAGAGCTGAAGGCAGCATGGCAGCCCCAGCCCTCTGAGTCATCTCACCAGCACGGAAGTTCCTTGTGGCAGCAGGGTCTGAGGCTGGAGCCCAGTCACAGAAGGTCAGTTCACCTGTCCCCTCTTCTGCGGTTCTGGACACCTCTCGTTTCCTTCTCTGGCCTCTTCTGGGTTTGGTTCTCAGAGCTGGTGAGAGTATGGAGGAAGCTGGGGCCACGGGGCACTATGTGGTCAGGTGAAACAGTTTTGAGAACTTGCTGAAGTTCTTCCTAATAAAACATgtttgcatttgctgttccccTTTCTGTTCCCGGTAAAGACAACGTCCCTCCCATTACCCACAGCTGACAGGTCTGCCCTTCTCCAAATCACAGCATGGCCCAGGACCAGTGAGACTGAGCCAGCAGCCATCTGGATTTTCTGGGCAGGTCCTCCCCTCTGTGAATGGCCAGTTTTCTGTGGCCAGCATGAGCCGCCCCAGGGTACGGCTCAGCCTTCACTGGATGAGACCGGCTATTTGCAGAGCCCAGCGTAAAATGAAACGTAGGGTtccaaaattattaagaatttcaagatggtgacagCCAAGCATGAAACGTGGGACCCTTCTAAGAGCCGGGCCTGTGAGACTGCACGGGGTAGGGGCACACCCACGATGCCCGCTGGTCTATCTCTGATCCTTGGTGGTACAGATAGGCTGGGTGCAACCTCGGAGGCTCTGACCTCTTAACCTCTCGCTCTTGCTCTGACCTCAGCAGACCCCAGAGGTCCCTGTCTTGGTCACGTGCCTGACTGTTTCCATAGACCTGGCACCACACAGAGCTTGGTGGACCATCTATAAGCCTTGCTTTTGACCTGTGTGGCTCTTCCCGTCGCCTAAGATGACCACATATAAGAGTTTCAACATATCAAGAGCTAACTCGGGGGAACCTGGCCAGAAGCGTGCCTGAATCCTCCACAGAATGGCTGTGGAGGATTTATAAATGCAAGCACAGCTTCAGAATGCCTCATCCAGGGACTTAGATTTCTGGAACTAGGAAACTCTAAATTCCTGGCATTCTGTTATCAAACGTCTCCTCCTTGGTGTTTCAGTAAATGTGTTTcctgcttgtttattttttgctgcaTTTGGAGTCctcatatttctgtgtgtgttcaCATGTGTGTACATGGGTGTGGTATGAGGgatatgtgtgtagtgtgtgtggtgtgggtagtgtgtgtagtatgtgtggtatgtgtgtatgtaggtaCGTGTGATGTATGTGCATGGTGTGTGGGATGgtgtatgtgtagtgtgtgtgtatgtgtggtgtgtgtggtgtgagtggtgtgtgtgagatgtgtgtagtgtgtgtgtatgtgtgtgcatgtgtgtgtggggtggtgtgtgtgtagtgtgtgtgtggtgtgagtggtgtgtgtggtgtgagtggtgtgtgtggtgtgtgtgggatgtgtgtagtgtgtgtatgtgtgtacctgtggtatctgtgtgtgatgtgtggggtggggtgcgtgtagtgtgtgtatgtgtgtacatgtggtgtctgtgtgtgatgtgtggggtGGGATGCATGtagtgtgtgtttgcatgtgtgtgtggtgtgtgtgcacaggtggtatgtgtgtagtgtgtgtatgtgtgtgcacgtgtgtcgTGTGAGATGTGTGTACATGTGGTGTATATGTATGGTATGTGGGGTAGggtgtgtgtaatgtgtgtgtgtgtgatgtgagtggtgtgtgtgagaTGTGTGTAGTGTGTAAGTGTGTacgcgtgtgtggtgtgtggggtggtgtgtgtagtgtgtatatgtgtgcatgtgtgggtgtgggagtgtgtgtggtgtgtgtgtgtccatgcgTGGTGTACGTGTGTGGTATGTAAGGTGGTGtgtagtgtatgtgtgtggtatgtggggtggtgtgtgtcgtgtgtgtatgtgtgtgcatgtgtgggcatgggtggtgtgggtggtgtgtgtgtacatgtgtatgcgTGTGGTCTGTGgggtggtgtgtgcgtgtgtgggcgtgggggggtgtgggtgtgtgtgtgtatatgtggtgtatgtgtgtggtgtgtggggtggtgtgtggtgtatgtgtgtggtatgtggggtggtgtgtgtagtgtgtgtatgtgcgtgcatgtgtgggtgtggggggtgcgggtggtgtgtgtgtacatgtgtatgtgtgtggggtgtggggtggtgtatgtgtgtggtgtgtggggaggtgtgtgggtgtgtgtgtacatgtggtgtatgtgtgtggtgtgtggggtggtGTGTGCACGTGTTGGGGGGTGcaggtggtgtgtgtgtacatgtggggtatgtgtgtggggtgtggggtggtgtatgtgtgtggtgtgtggggaggtgtctgggtgtgtgtgtacatgtgtatgtgtgtggtgtgtggggtggtGTGTGCACGtgttggggggtgtgggtggtgtgtgtgtacatgtggtgtgtggtgtgtggggaggtgtgtgggtgtgtgtgtacatatggtgtatgtgtgtggtgtgtggggtggtgtgtgcatgtgttgggggtgtaggtggtgtgtgtgtacatgtggtgtatgtgtatggggtgtggggtggtgtgtgcatgtgttggggggtgttgggggtgtgtgtgtacatgtggtgtatgtgtgtggggtggtATGTGCATGTGTTGGGGgtgtaggtggtgtgtgtgtacatgtggtgTATGTGTATGGGGTGTGGgttggtgtgtgcatgtgttggggggtgtgggtggtgtgtgtgtacatgtggtgtatgtgtgtggggtgtggggtggtgtgtgcatgtgtgtggaggGGAAGCAGGAGCTGGGAGTGATCAAGATGTCTCCCCTTGCAGCCTGCACAGCCGGTTGCGAGCCCCGCCCTCTGTGCCTAGCTCTGGGTGCTAAGGAAAGGCTCGCCTGGCCCTCCTGACTCTGCGTCAAGGGCTGCTCAACGTGCCTTTCTTGGGAAGAAGGGATCTGAGTATGTGAAGGAGATGACGCACAGCTGCAGACCTTTCCCGCAAACACTCTCACCATCCTCGTCTGGACAAACCACCGGGTGCACGGGGTTGTATTAGTCAGCTCTTTCTGGCTCACATTGCCATAGCAAAACTCCCTAATCCCAGCATGCTGTAACCACAAAAGCTTGTTTCTCGCTCGTCTATGCGCAAGCGGTGAGTCAGCATTGCTTGGGCACCAGACTGCGGAGCCCAGTCCACTAGAGGAGAGGGAAGGCACCAGGTGGCTCTCTGAGCCTCTGCTCAGAAAGCGCACATGCGGCTCCTGCTCACCGTTCATTGTCATAGGGTCAAGCCTGAAGTCAGTGGGAGGGAGAAGCGCAGTCCTCTTACAGGGAGAGGCAGCAAGTCACTGCCCACAACCACAGAACCCACTACTGGAGGTTCCCTAACCGGGCTGGAAGGGTCCCCCACAGCACACCGACTCCGTGCTTCTCACTCATCCAAGGTCGGGGCAGGGAGAGGCTGCAGGGTCTGCTTAGAAacagcctgtgtgtgtgtttcatttttttagcTAGGACCAGACACTTTGCCAAATGCAAAGGACATGGCAATGTCACAGGGAACCCACATTTGAAGCAGATGTGCTCTGGGCCCTGGAGTCCCCCAGGAGATGACAAATTCCTTGAAGAGATGGCCCACATCTGGGACATCCAAGCTTTTTCCATGTCAAGGCCAGCATCTGGAGCTGCTGTCCCTTCCCCAGCAGGCCCTTGTCCTTCTGTCTCTGAAACCTGTCCTGGAAAATGCTGTCCGCTCCAGGAGGGCAGAGCTAGGGGAGGACTGAGAATAATGAACACTGGCCATGCGGCACAGCAGGACGGGGAGCCCAGGGCCCTGCCTGGCACTGCACTACACTGAGACTCCCCCCATCGCTGCCCTTGAGGGACAGCTCTTGGGGCCTCCAGAAAGTTAAGATCTCATCTGGGAGGGGTGCATTCTTAGGGCAAACTCGGGGCATGTGATGTGTAGGACAGTGTGAGTAGCCCACACACTTCTCTCTGCCTTTCGGGGCTGTGCTTGTCTTTCTGCTTCCTCGAAGACCATCATCCTCCCTTTTCACTCTCCCAGGATGAGCTCAGGGCACACCTCTCCTGGAAGGCATCCCTGCCTGCTCCAGGCCTTCCAGACCCCTTCCTCTGGGGTCCCTGTTACCTGCAATGcttatttctgtatttaatcTCATGTCCCTGTGCTGTCATTGTCCTGTTGCATAGCATCCATTTCCAGGTGAGGCTGTAGCCTCCACAAAGGCAGGACCAATCTGGGCACCCAGAGACGCAGACAGAGCTCGGCCCCAGCCTTGTGAACTGAATTGGAGGGTGAGAGCTCCGCTCCTTCCATATTTTCCAGGGAAGGGGATCAGGAATGTATTAAGGCATTGGGCCACTCTTCTCTCACCTCTACTACCCCACGTCAATCCATTTGGGGAGTGGTTCTCAGTATCCTGTGCATCATGGTGAGAATGGGCAAGTGCCCAAGGGTGGTGGACCCCACTGCCcactttcctccctccccactggcACTCAAGGGAGACGTCACCAAGAGGGCAGCCTCCTGACCAGCTCTGGGCAATGGATGGCTCTTTGGGATCTTGTTACAAATACGGGGCTCTCTAGGGAGCAGAGTGTGGGGAGGGTCTTCCCAACATGGGGGCTGGGGCACTATGGGGAGCCTGGCTCAGAGAGGGTCTCTACCTGACTCTGATGATGTGGGCCATGTAGCACAGTGAGGAAGGTTCTGGCCATAAGCTGGGAGCCCTGGCTCAGATTTTAGGGTCTGCTATTCACTAGTTATATGACTTTAGGCAAATCAGCAAAAGTCTCTTAGcatcagtctcctcatctgtgaaatgggaataaaaatatccATCCTGCTCAGTCCCAGGAGTTGAGCAGAGGCATTTGAAGGTGGTGGCATCCCTCTGGGAAAcctttctcttttgatcttctaCATACCATGCACTCTGTGTATTTAAATCCCACATACCCATCCCAACACCCCTGCCAGGTCACTTTTCAATGAGTTGACTAGAGCTGGAAAGACGAACTAAACTGTCATGACGGGAAGTGGGgaggtcaggatttgaacccagtcttCGGTGGGGTCCCACCTCTGGCTCTCATGATGCAAGGTAGGGATTGCAACACTCAGGCAGGGGTGAGATGGGTTGAGAGATGGCAAGTGGAAAAGGCCTTCCTCTAAGTCTTATTTCATTCAATATCTGTTCGCAGAACAGCAGGAAGTATATTCAGGGGAAGTTAACAACACAACAAAGTCTGCTTCTGGGTGTCTGCTATGGATTGATGAGTTCCcccccaaaattcgtatgttgaagccctaacccgtAATGTGGTGATATTAGGACATAagcctgtgggaggtaattagggttagatgaggtcatgaggatcAGGCCCTCatcatgggattagtgcccttatcagaagaggaagagagatctcactttctttcttagtccatttaggctgctattttaaaataccatagactgggtgggttacgaacaacagaaatgcattactcacagttctggaggctggaaagtccaagatcaaagtgctagcagattcagtgtctgttgCGGGCTCACCTTCTGGTTCATAAAGAGTACTTTTTTTTGCTGTGTcgtcacatggtggaaggggtgagacagctctctggggtctgttttataagggcactaatcctgttCATAAGGGCTACACTCCCACAACTGAATTATCCCCAAGGATCCACCTCCTAATACCGTCACACTGGGGAtagttttcaacacatgaattctgGAGAAACACAAacactcaaaccatagcactcTGTCTGCCATACGAGGATACAGAAAGAtggcagccatctgcaagtcaGGAAGAGAGTCCTCACCAAACACCAGATCTACCAACATCTTGAtcttgacttcccagcctccagaactatagtAAACAAAGGTCCCTTGTTTATaaaccactcagtttgtggtattttgttacagcagcctgagctgactgagACAACGTCCTGGTGTCTGTGCCAATGCTTCACTGTTCTGGCTTTTCAGCATGAGTCACCTGTGCTCCTTCTCCCTGGAGGAACCCTGTCTGGGGCAAGACCTTTGCAGAAACAGTGAGGCTTCTTGCCACTTTCCTCATttggaaatcagggatttggatGACAATTGGATTCCACCAACTAAGGTGTCTCTGAGGCCATTTGAAAGGCCCAGTTAGACAGAGGTTATCTTCCATGGCTCTCAGCCATTGCTGATGGCAAACAAGGATTAGAAGAAACAGGAGACTTTCATGAAGCAGGGTTCCAGGATATGTTTTCTAGCTTCCTGCGTGACAAGAAGCAGTGAGGGCAGTGACAACTTCTTCATCTGACTTCCATTAGGAAGATTCCTTGGATTGCAGCTTCTTAAAATTATTCTCTAGCTTCCTGGATGTGGAAGGCAGTTGCTTGGCAGATACCAAGACTTCATACTCTCTGTGTGACCCTAGGGGCCTCAAAAGTAGGCTGTTCTGGgtgtgagggaggagggagggacaaGCTTAGGAGCTGCTTCTTCAGCCCTTTCCACAATATTATAAGCACCTAATTCTCTACATACCTTCTAGTGCCCACCTAGAGTGGGCATTAGACCTGAGTGGATACATACTCTTGGAAGGATCCAATCCCAGCAATAAGGTTGTTATTAACTAAGATAAAGGAAACCCACATCATACAGCTCCTCCTGTCTCTGGGTCAAGGGAGAGCGGGCAGGCAGGAGGGTCATCTTAGAACCGCATGCCATGTGTTTGCATTCCATCCAGCAGGTGACTTGTGCCAGACACTGCTATACGAGGAGACACACTGGTGAACAAGACTGAGGCCCTGCAGGGTCCTGATGGGTACTAGAGGCTCTGTTTCCAATATGAGGAGGATGAACACTTCAGCAcagttttctttttagtagacggACCAGGAAATCAGAGGAGCTCTCTGCTACTCCATAAGGGCTGTGGTTCTCAATAATAACTAATGGCTGTGGTTCTCAGTAATGACCAAAATCCAGCAGTAATGCATTATAGTCAGTGGTAGAACACTGCTGCATTTTGGTCATTC containing:
- the CD300H gene encoding protein CD300H isoform X2 — encoded protein: MTQRAGAAMLPSALLLLCVPGCLTVSGPSTVMGAVGETLSVQCRYEEKYKTFNKYWCRQPCLPIWQEMVETRGSEGAVRSDRVIITDHPGDLTFTVTLENLTADDAGKYRCGIATILQEESLFGFLPDPFFQVQVLVSSGPCPATPASCFFHS
- the CD300H gene encoding protein CD300H isoform X1; its protein translation is MTQRAGAAMLPSALLLLCVPGCLTVSGPSTVMGAVGETLSVQCRYEEKYKTFNKYWCRQPCLPIWQEMVETRGSEGAVRSDRVIITDHPGDLTFTVTLENLTADDAGKYRCGIATILQEESLFGFLPDPFFQVQVLVSSASSTENSVKTPGSPTRPSQCQGSLPSNTCFLLLPLLKVPLLLSILGAILWVNRPWRTPWTES